AATTGTTTGAGTTTGGGGCCGGACTAACTGTTAGAAAGGGGGAGTGtctgggaaacctgtttggaaacaattaATTTGGCAATTTGGTGGTAGTGGTCCTCTTTACTTTATAAatgtgtattgtattgtataaaacaTGATAGGTTCCTCAGCCTCTGAGGCTTTAGCTTTATATTAATCAGAGatagtatttcataattttcatcatttttctctAAAACTGTTGGTGTAGCCTAACAGAATTTAATAATGCTTAACATCTGGGAAGGTACCTAAAATGTTATGGGTTTAGCTGATGAGTGAACTATGATTTATCATCATAGAGTTCCTGAGAAAGGCCCTTGAGTTGGTCCAAGGGAATTGTTGTGGTAAgtgtactgtaaatgcatttgttacaTGACCACAGTTCATGTTCGAGTTTGTTGTTgaataatttagaataaattacaataaatttgtTATGCCTTTAATTTGCTTCCACCATATATGGTAAGGTAGCTCACAGTTAACCAATTAACTGTGTGTAGATATCTTCAATTACTTCATATTGTAACACTGACTGCTTACATATATCAGATTTTTCAGTTTCAAGGTAAAAAATCTGATATATGTAAGTAGTcagtgttacaaaaaaaacaaacaaacaaacaaaaaaattaaaatcacatgacattcaaatatatatatttttcacacaaCCCTTATTGGActaattttagaaaataatgagGTTGAAGAACAAATGATaatttgaggtaatttttagGTTCTCTGTTTGGTACAATGTACACACATCATGAACAGTTCTTTCTAATGAGTCATACAACAGAAAGTAATTAAcatttttctgcttattttggTTAACAGTAAAAGACAATGGAAGTGAATTACACAGAATTTTTAAAGAGCACCTGACCGGCCATAAAACCTGCAATATTCTCAGAGGAAATGAAAGAAATTTTCAAgcgagcattaaaaaaaaaaaaaaaatagacagtatgtgtgtggtgtgattaTTTTTGTCCTAGCTGGTGGGTACGTCAACTTCCCTTTGTCTGTGATATTTAAAAAGAGTACGTTGACTACCACACTGTTTGTGTAAATAGGGAAGTGGTGACAGTAAGTCAGGCGTAAGCATGTGATGTTACCCCAACCCCTCCCCCCTCAAACTTTCGGTCATGAAACAGAAAGCAGCATGCTGAAGGGGATATCCAATATAAATTTCTTATAACTACTTCTGTGTATTACAGTTCATAgtaaatatggcaaaaaaaacagtattctttttaaagaaaagtccCTAAAACCTTGCATTGAACGTCTGATTTGCTTACAGTGGCCCAAAAACTATTTGAGCACCTGTAATCATCACATaatgtatatctatatctatataaatgtgcatgcacacacacatacagtatatagtccacaagagaaaatagtAGTTGaacttataaaaatgaccccgttcaaaagtttacatacactctcaaaaataaaagtgcttttaAAGGTTCCTcacacgatgccatagaagaaccatttttggttccacaaagaaccattcaatcAAAAGTTCTTtgaagaaccatctctttcttagctttttataatctgaaaaaccttctttcgccataaagtttcttcagatgttaaGGGTGCttttttatggaaccatttagacagaaggttcttctgtggcatcgtgaagcaactttatttttaagagtgtacacttgattcttaatactgtgttgttatcTGGATGATgtccagatgtttttttttctttttttttcatgaatccCTTATTTGTCCCAAACAGTTAAACTgcccactgttcttcagaaaaatccttcagctcccacaaattctttggttttccagcatcttttgtgtatttgaaccctttccagcaatgactgtatgattgccatcttttcacactgagaacAACTGAGGAACTCATATGTAACTACTACAAAAGTTTCAAAGAATCACGGCTGCCTCAGAAGGAAAAAGGATCCTGGAGGTGAAAACTTTTTGGAATTTAAAGATCAGggtaaattaaacttattttgtcttctgggaaacatgcatGTGTCATCTGTAACTTCTGTACTAAACTTCTGTACTAAaaaaaacctctctctctctctctctctctctctctctctctctctatatatatatatgatatttaggcaaaataagaaaaatgtacacatcttcattctgttcaaaagtttacacccctggctcttaatgcattgtttttccttCTTGAACATCAGTGAgccttttgtaatagttgcataAAGTCCCTCAGTTgttctcagtgtgaaaagatggatctcaaaatcattcaGCTAtttttggaaagggttcaaatgcacaaaaaatgcacaaatgcactagcatattcagaatcagaatcagaatgagctttattgccaggtatgtttacacatatgaggaatttgttttcgtgacagaagacaaattccttgtatgtgtaaacatacctggcaataaagctcattctgattctgattctgattctgaatatgctagtaatatgctttttttttgtgcatttgcaccctttccaaaaaaaaaacaaaaaaaaaacattgaactaACTGACAATTGTTTTAGAAAAAGGAAttattgcttattaatagttagcaagGTATGTGTTAGGTTTAGTATGGGATTGAATTAAGTATGTGtaaatattgactgtttattagtaattataaagcatAGTTTAGATCCCTTAATTCAATCCCATACTAAACCTAACAcataccttactaactattaataagcaataattatttttttttaaacaattgtcagttagttcaatgtttttttttctacctaaTGTAATATTGATACTTTAAAATTCTGTCCAAAAGGCCTCcgcctttgtttttttctttttttttaaacaacaacaacaaattactttcttcttacatttttatttaagttattaaatGCTTCTTTAAAATTAACATCCAGACAGCCTGAATTTTTGCAATGAGCAGAATATCCATTGTCTTTCAAACATCATTTCAAACTTAACAAACATCATTTTGTTAAATAGTTTTGCTGCAGAAGTGTTccttcctttaaaataaatgtcacttggtTCGTTATGTTCtttatctaatgcagtgacagTCACACTTTTAATCTTGGCTTCCAAATGCATCTTTAGGCCTCACCAtacctaaaacaacaacaacaaaaaagaaatgtcTTCTTCTTTGTAGTTGTGTTTATTAAGTTATTAAACGGCTCTTAAAAATGAACATCCAGACAACCTGGAATTCACATGTCTCACATGTTTTCTAAGTCCATCACATTAatttgtcattcagaaatcagtgGTAATTTGATGCATCCATGGAACACAAGCCACACTCTTTTACTTGCTGACTTCCTGAAATAATATCCAACTGAGAAATcatagaaaaactgaaattgctAGGTGTGTTCTACATATTACTGTGAGAATATCCCATAAGTTCCTCACTGGACACAAAAACTGTGGGATTTACATTTGCATTGTGTGTTTACAGATCATTTCATGTCACATGAAATTGTTGTTGCTCACTGagttatgaattaatattaaagaattcgtttttaaaatgtaattagtatTATTCCCAAGGCATCTCATGCTAATCAGATTTGACACTCTTCAAAGTAATAAAGTTAAATAAGGTCCATATGGTGTTCCTGTGGTTGCAGCACATTTCAGTGGATCATCACAGGTGAGCTGTACAGAAAGCTCAGTTGTGTTTGTATATCCCACAACCACGCAGAACAAtcagtacatactgtataaacaataGCTTATTCAAGCTTTTATGTGGATCACAATGTCCGGTGCAACCCGAGTCCAGGCCTGCATCTCAACAAAGCCTGATTACTCCACGGCCATCTTGCCCATTGCACCAACAGTCCCACAGATACGTTTGGAGTCCTAAAGTCCCTCATTCAAGATGTTCTCAGACCTTAATCCTATGTGAGACTGATTCCAGAAGTGATCTGTATATGTCCGAGCGCAGAAACCTGGGATAGGAATCCCTCTCCATAAGACCGTAGACAATCCTCTGAGCTTCATCGAAACACACTCTTGTGGGAGCTTGGACGTTCTGCTTGATAAGATCTCTGGTGACATGGTCAATGTTTATCTGAGGAGAGATTGACGGAGTTGCAGTGAGAATTAATGTTGATCGATTACAAAGCCACATGGAGATCTTCAGTTAACACTGTTCTTACCTCTTTGGGAGCTTCTGCCTTGATGTAATGCTCAAATATCTTCTTGGCCCTTGAGCACAGTCTGGATGAACTTCTGATTTTTTTGAAGTCTTCGCAAACCAGCCAAAATTCAATGTTCTCATCGCTGAACTCAGATTTGAGGAAGGTGTGGAATGTTGCCATGCCATCTATAAGAACAAACCGCAGGGTTAGTCTGTTGCTCAATGTGACTGCATGCAAGAGCTACTGGGCCTCAATAAGTGTTTGGACACCTGAGTTATCCAGAAAACTGAACTGCATCGCAATGGATACAAATATCAAATGGAAGCTACAAAAACTTTTTCATGGGTCCTAAGTGCTTgttctttataattaataaacatcttcgcttgatattaaaatgtatggtgatattttttgctctctctcactctttctatatacaaaagaaaaaaaaaatatccaaaccaAGAAATGCATGTATGCAATTCAAATATGATCTCTAAAGACAAAAGCAGCTTCTTTTTGGACACTAAGAAGCATTTAAAtagaccattcaaaagtttgtctttttttatttctttttaaaaggcagcatttatttgataattatacattaaaatattattacaatttctttttctattttaacaaattttaaaatattatttattcatgtgatcaaacctgaattgtcagcatcatcactccagccttcagtgtcacatgatacttcagaaatcattacaatatactaatttggtgctcaaggaacatttcttattattatcattgttgaaaacagttgtgctttttaacatttttgtaaaaaccatgatacattttataaatatttgtaatatatatttttttgattattttaattccttttatgtaaagcactttgaattaccaatgtgtatgaaatgtgctatataaataaacttgccttgccttgcctaaaggATTCTTTAacaaatagaaagtaaaaaaaacaacaacaaaaaaacaacagcatttattgtaacaaatgtcttgactcccacttttgatcaatttaatgcaccataaataaaagtatatttttgaatTGTTATTTGGCAGGAGTTATTGTTATTTACGTTTTTATGTGTGGCTTACGTGTCCAAATAGCTTTTTTAAAACAGCTGCTTTTCTCCTTTGTTTTGCATACATATACCACCAGTTCAGGTCAGTTGCTTGATCCGGCTATCTGACCATCTATTAAACAGTGTACGCTTTGTCTGTGCATTTTTGCCCTGACCTATATAACGTCAATTAAAACCACAATGTAAAAGCAGTGGTCATAAATGCTGTGATAACAGGTATTTATGTACAATGTCAAGCGTATTAGAGTTAACAAATAATTAACTCATGTGTATGCCACTTACATTTGGATCTAAGAAGGTTTTCCAGTGACTGGGACCACAGCAGGGACTCATCAGGGTTCagtctgtttgaaaaaaaaaaacataatgagtGGACGTTCAAATGCAATCCTAACACAATAGTgactaaaagaaaaacaaaaatgaaagtaacTTACTTGTCTGTCAACGGGCGACAAAACCGCCACTTGGCTAGTATCCTGAGGAGGGAGAATTTTCTGTCTCTGttaaattttaatgataaaaGCACCAGTTctatgatatataatatttttcaccCACGctcacattttaaaagtaattacaacaataaacaaCTCTTACCTGGAATTGACTGGTTTATCCTCCTTGTTCATGttctttatttcagttgaagATGTCAGTATGGTTGGCATCTTAAAAACTTTTCTGGTGCTGATATGTGTTGGCGCGCTGCTGTGCTTCggttatttcagttaatatgaGCGGGCTGTTCTCACAAAACTTTTTATACCGTCTGGTCTTGGcgtcatcacttttttttaaccacaatgAAAGAGGAAGTTTTTGGGGTGACGCTATCTAGCTTAGACAGGCGCAATAGTGTTTCTGTCTATGAAACCAGCTTCAGAAGGGCTGTGTACTGTAGATGCAGAGATGCAAATCAGACTGGAAAGTTCACGGACAGATAAGCAAATGCTGACTTTTGCATCAGATCTCTTATATTCaagctctgtgtttgtgttcagcaAACAAACAATGGATGTGCTTTGATATACAAGTCTTATTTGCAAGTGTTATTGCCTTTTCCATCATTAATAAACTATGGTGTCATTTTAGGAAATAGGCCATCTGAGCTGATGGCTACAATGGCCAACTGTATATATGACACAGTCAAAAAtacctttaatgttttaaagatatttatgtgcatttaatgTTCAACAGGCATCTGAAAGTACCTAGAAGACACCCTTTGCCTGCAATATAGTTTCATAAAACCTTGCAAGGGTTAATTGTGTCTTTGGTTTCAAGTGATAGCTTGTTGTAGCtaatcaaaataacttttaataaccATTTAGCACTATGCTAGAGGATAACTGTTTGCTATCCGAAGGAGTTGCAAACACACAACGAAAGAAAAAAGTTTGGTTACAAGCATGCATGAGACCATTGCTGTCCCAAATTATCCCTTATCTAATGCTAAACAGTGCTTTATAAAGGAACTAGGGAAGATTTTGCAAATGCAGCTTTCACACAGGGAAAAATTTCAGTTTGCCATATCTCAGAATATCCAAAGATGCTTATTCAGTAATGATTTCCAGAGAGTTTCACCATGGTTAGCAAAGGTAACAACAAAAACAGATAGTCAGCTAATTTGCTTGTGGGTTCGTAAGAAATCAGATTTTGCAGAAATGgtaaaattaaaagtaacattGTCAAATAAACTGTCCCAAAGATAAGGGATTTTTGCAGAGGAAAATAATGTATTGTCTACTGAGGCATGTCACTGTAAAACAACAGAAAGCCCCATTCAAGTCAACGGTATCACTTCTGTTTTTGTTGCCTAAAACTTGTTATGACAAATATAGACAACATATATTtcaaacatattcaaaatatctgttgtaAGCAGCATGGCTTGAAGAAATACCCCCAAACAATTGTACTTGAAGGGACAATAGAATGCATTTACAGTCTTAAGATACATTCAGTCTGTGTAAAGGCTTCAGCATCCCTGCGACCCTTCAAGAGGTTtgtacagtgccctccataagtattggaacagtaaagacaaaattgttctgtttgctgtggagtcaagaaatctgtaaatatgattaaaagatgaatatgagacaaaactacagaatgtcacattttattatttggtgATTCAACACAAGGatgtttcatctccctatctgatgtgagcataagtattggaacagttgcctcacaggtctttttaagtgttcagctgtgttctgttgcatttattcttcagatattaaaagcaagGAATGtctcttatcagttatatccattgcttctgcattctaagtcttgcgtTCAATAatgacacacaaaccaggatgaagacgaggaagccgactctgaaagaaaagcaagcaatttggatgctaaaagaaaagaaaagagaaagtcaattagaactataggaaaaacaaagggcatggagaaatcaagagtttggaaactaccggcgacatcagcaaccatcgacgacctgatcggctgagaaaaacaacagttgttgatgacagacaaatcataaaaccAGTGAAcactaaaatacatgtctgtaaaatcaccaacaacctccagaaagctggggtgatgctctgtcaatctagagtccgcaggagaatttgacacagaattacagaagctacacagcaagatgcacaCCTCTGATCAgtaccaaaaatagaaaggcaagtttcttcacaaatgtgagattaacctttatctaaatggttggaaagcaaaagtgtggagaaaaaagggaactgcaaatgatcctaagcatacaacctcatctgtaaagcttggtggaagtgctgtcatggcatgggcatgcatggctgtctctagaacaggccCTCTTAATTTTagtgatgacttaatgtatgatggcagtagcagaatgaagttggaagggtacaaaaatcattttggctaccaatattcaagaaaatgccaccaaactcattaggaTGAggttattatttgttaatgtaaattACACAAGAGAAtttgccagttcagtcaagggctttatcagggcaaagaaatgtaaagtcttagattgccgaaatcaatctccagatttaaatccaattgaacattaatttcaccagctgaagaggtgactaaagacagaaactcccccaaaaaagcaacagttggaattggctgcattaaaggctggggaaaagcactTCAAAGCataagagtctggtgatgtctatgggttgcagactcaatGCTGTGATTGCATGCAatggatctgcaactaaatattaacttttaatcttttacatctgccttaaattctactgttccaatacttatgctcacatcaaatagtgggatgaactctaaaagtgctgtcctttttatttggtaaaacatgtatgtgtcgaaagacctaataataaaatgtgacattatgtagttttgttgcatattcatcttttaatcatatttgcaaatgtcttgactccacaacagagaaagcaattttgtctttactgttccaatacttatggagggcactgtatatcaTGAGATGTATATCACGACCAAGAGGCACACTGCAGCTTCTGCATGTTCATATTCAAATCTTTCTCAAGCAATTAATATCTGCTAGC
Above is a genomic segment from Cyprinus carpio isolate SPL01 chromosome A2, ASM1834038v1, whole genome shotgun sequence containing:
- the LOC109063399 gene encoding regulator of G-protein signaling 21-like isoform X2, producing the protein MPTILTSSTEIKNMNKEDKPVNSRILAKWRFCRPLTDKLNPDESLLWSQSLENLLRSKYGMATFHTFLKSEFSDENIEFWLVCEDFKKIRSSSRLCSRAKKIFEHYIKAEAPKEINIDHVTRDLIKQNVQAPTRVCFDEAQRIVYGLMERDSYPRFLRSDIYRSLLESVSHRIKV
- the LOC109063399 gene encoding regulator of G-protein signaling 21-like isoform X1; this encodes MPTILTSSTEIKNMNKEDKPVNSRDRKFSLLRILAKWRFCRPLTDKLNPDESLLWSQSLENLLRSKYGMATFHTFLKSEFSDENIEFWLVCEDFKKIRSSSRLCSRAKKIFEHYIKAEAPKEINIDHVTRDLIKQNVQAPTRVCFDEAQRIVYGLMERDSYPRFLRSDIYRSLLESVSHRIKV